One part of the Candidatus Borreliella tachyglossi genome encodes these proteins:
- a CDS encoding glycosyltransferase, which translates to MRIAIFTDTYLPEKNGVATSIKQIKEGFEKKGHSVYIFCPECKKADLKENNVYRCLSIKLNQKVDARVAFPNKVKIRKIIKNYRPDIIHTHSEFTMGKIGKKMALEYNIPIVHTNHTLWDYYLHYLGILKYFTNPDKIMKKFCNQIHHFIYPSIKAQDKYFQLVKSSDYKIIPNGVDRELFIKHLSREKREEILSKHSINKDDKIIIFVGRINKEKNIHLLIEHLTPFLIENKSYKLLLIGKGREEKRVRRFIKQYGLGKQIILIGAVPWEEMYYYYRISDVFASISRSEVYPMTVIEALTAGIPAVLINDPIYKDVIVQGKNGFLIDNYEDIYKYIQKIIGNEKELQTFKRYTQETSITFSSSFFIEKIEAYYSEIIKNQSH; encoded by the coding sequence ATGAGAATTGCTATCTTTACAGATACCTACCTCCCAGAAAAAAACGGAGTAGCAACATCCATTAAGCAAATTAAGGAAGGCTTTGAAAAAAAAGGTCATTCTGTTTATATTTTTTGCCCAGAATGTAAAAAAGCAGATTTAAAAGAAAATAATGTTTACAGATGTTTATCAATTAAACTTAATCAAAAAGTAGATGCTAGAGTGGCATTTCCAAATAAAGTAAAAATAAGAAAGATAATAAAAAATTATAGACCTGACATAATCCATACACATTCGGAATTCACTATGGGAAAAATTGGAAAAAAGATGGCTTTAGAATACAATATCCCAATAGTTCATACAAACCATACCCTATGGGATTATTATCTGCATTATTTAGGAATTTTAAAATACTTCACCAATCCAGACAAAATAATGAAGAAATTTTGCAATCAAATTCATCATTTTATCTATCCATCAATTAAGGCACAGGATAAATATTTTCAACTTGTAAAAAGCTCTGACTACAAGATAATTCCAAATGGAGTTGATAGAGAACTTTTCATAAAACATCTAAGTAGAGAAAAGCGAGAAGAAATCTTAAGTAAGCATAGTATAAATAAAGACGATAAAATCATAATATTTGTTGGAAGAATCAATAAAGAAAAAAATATACACTTACTAATAGAGCATTTAACACCTTTTTTGATTGAGAACAAAAGTTATAAACTACTTCTTATAGGAAAAGGGAGAGAAGAAAAAAGAGTAAGGCGCTTCATCAAACAATATGGTCTTGGAAAACAAATAATACTCATTGGAGCAGTTCCATGGGAAGAAATGTATTACTATTACAGAATCTCTGATGTCTTTGCCAGTATATCAAGGAGCGAGGTATATCCAATGACAGTAATTGAAGCTTTAACTGCTGGAATCCCCGCAGTACTCATTAACGATCCGATATATAAAGATGTAATCGTTCAAGGAAAAAATGGATTCTTAATAGACAATTATGAGGATATATACAAGTACATCCAAAAAATAATAGGAAATGAGAAAGAATTACAAACTTTTAAAAGATACACGCAAGAAACCTCTATTACTTTTTCAAGCTCATTCTTCATAGAAAAAATTGAAGCGTATTATTCTGAAATCATTAAGAATCAAAGCCATTAA
- a CDS encoding chromate transporter, producing MILINLFITFFKIGILNFGGGNGITTIINKEIIANKQWITKEEFIHIITISRITPGPIATNIATYVGTKVAGVTGAVTATIALITAPTLIITLITLAIHKINFLKYYLGSLRPVIIALWIITIITLLESIFLKISTSNVELLKSFALAGLNLFILLIYKKINPAMLIISSGILYIIM from the coding sequence TTGATTCTGATAAATTTATTCATTACATTCTTTAAAATAGGCATTCTCAATTTTGGCGGGGGAAACGGAATTACAACAATAATCAATAAAGAAATAATCGCTAATAAACAGTGGATAACAAAGGAAGAATTTATTCATATTATTACAATATCTAGAATTACCCCCGGTCCCATTGCTACCAATATAGCAACATATGTTGGCACAAAAGTCGCTGGCGTTACTGGCGCAGTAACTGCTACAATAGCCCTCATAACTGCACCAACATTAATTATCACTCTTATAACACTAGCGATACACAAAATAAACTTCTTAAAGTACTATCTTGGAAGTTTAAGACCCGTAATTATAGCATTGTGGATAATTACTATAATTACCTTACTTGAAAGCATATTCCTAAAAATAAGCACTAGTAATGTAGAACTTTTAAAAAGCTTTGCACTTGCAGGCCTCAATTTATTTATTCTATTAATTTATAAAAAAATCAATCCAGCAATGCTAATAATATCTAGTGGAATACTATATATTATTATGTAG
- a CDS encoding tetratricopeptide repeat protein, whose protein sequence is MNNVDFEKALGLYKKGDFKNALLNLDVFDDNFDSLSLKALIYFRCRDYKALLYVLDTYPILSEYSFLIKLLNYGKFEGRADKLSYFENYNLGVFYFGLKDYESSLTCFLKASEQNPSFIQAVNNAAILFEMLDRKDESMKMILRAGDIDENNALVKLNGWLLNNNCILESVKPLEIDSSFSNANLSLIINYLMYYLYFTGEISNAVKLSERFLTDFHYSKYIWHNRATILHKIGNMTQATKSYVKAILSFPNIYTIYNMHIATIELLNFSPKRSIDRMVLDYPDMELVYFYAFLFFLRNRDLEDAYFYMKKLCELKPDTYYKFVGLLESREDILIEELLEEFAVALKGNWALEYLFFIDNSLNLRDPVFVFDYDTRLSPYIWKIRDEHIELRASNNEVDIAKKIFADEFKQMNIDVSIKEIKDLVEAYRDFKINY, encoded by the coding sequence ATGAATAATGTTGATTTTGAAAAAGCCTTAGGGCTTTATAAAAAAGGAGATTTTAAGAATGCTCTTTTAAATCTAGATGTTTTTGATGATAACTTTGATTCGCTATCTCTTAAGGCTCTAATTTATTTTAGATGTAGGGATTATAAGGCACTTTTATATGTTCTAGATACTTATCCTATTTTAAGTGAGTATAGTTTTTTAATTAAACTTTTAAATTATGGTAAATTTGAGGGCAGAGCAGATAAATTAAGTTATTTTGAAAATTATAATCTTGGTGTTTTTTATTTTGGATTAAAAGATTATGAAAGTTCTTTAACTTGCTTTTTAAAAGCTAGCGAACAAAATCCTAGTTTTATTCAGGCTGTTAATAATGCTGCTATTTTGTTTGAGATGTTAGACAGAAAAGATGAGTCTATGAAGATGATTCTTAGGGCAGGTGATATAGATGAAAATAATGCTCTTGTTAAACTAAATGGTTGGCTTTTGAATAATAATTGTATACTTGAGAGTGTAAAACCGTTAGAAATAGATTCAAGCTTTTCAAATGCTAATCTTTCTCTTATTATTAATTATTTAATGTATTATCTTTACTTTACTGGAGAGATAAGCAATGCAGTTAAGCTTTCTGAGAGGTTTTTAACAGATTTTCATTATTCTAAGTATATTTGGCATAATAGAGCAACTATTTTGCATAAAATAGGAAATATGACTCAAGCCACTAAATCTTATGTAAAAGCTATTTTAAGTTTTCCTAATATTTATACAATATATAACATGCATATCGCTACAATAGAGCTTTTGAATTTTTCTCCTAAAAGATCTATTGATCGAATGGTTTTAGATTATCCTGATATGGAGTTGGTATATTTTTATGCATTTTTATTTTTTTTAAGGAATCGTGATCTTGAAGACGCATATTTTTATATGAAGAAGCTCTGCGAGCTTAAACCGGATACTTATTATAAGTTTGTAGGCTTACTTGAATCTAGGGAAGATATTTTAATTGAAGAACTTTTGGAGGAGTTTGCAGTAGCTTTAAAGGGAAATTGGGCATTAGAATATTTGTTTTTTATTGATAATTCTTTAAATTTAAGAGACCCTGTATTTGTATTTGACTATGACACTAGACTTTCTCCATATATTTGGAAAATTAGAGATGAACATATTGAGCTGAGAGCTAGTAATAATGAGGTAGATATTGCTAAGAAAATTTTTGCAGACGAGTTTAAACAAATGAACATTGATGTTTCAATTAAAGAAATTAAGGATTTAGTCGAGGCTTATAGGGATTTTAAGATTAATTATTAG
- a CDS encoding fibronectin type III domain-containing protein, with protein sequence MRLIFTCLLFFLCIPNVFSQELKLILDAKDRFKFIQEAHNISFAKDSRGILGIYLDRHKGTLDFDNVDLRLEIDENSDLQDSSLNYFVDSSNAKISNSFHNISGNSLIFYSSRNIVKLKPLTKKAFFYSGNVISDFTIQFWVYRTTSVTGEIIVSWNGYRNIKGTWLDQAIRLESEGGTFVWSFNNVFLKENGEPIKIKMKSDDDFVPKEWHLHTVRYRQKDGLLEYLIDSRPQAIEYVTTDRREGAGYLLNIGNFIDFTLGQYFTGAIEDFEIHKSFEEVSNAFFSKDKGYIITEPIKLSKDYSQILSLDFDSVKPKDTEIIYYYRLDNKVFYGTDNNGEIKKNLTGDWIHYDPKDGFPKFNVSKYIQIKVEFYPSGNPIDSPALYNMMITYIPEAAPFPPVITKAVPGSGEIFIEWVPVINSNIVGYYIYVGVSPGNYYEKSGGVLTSPIDVGDQTSFKITGLEDGRLYYISIASYNLDKSVNETSFSKEISVRPMEIFKKYE encoded by the coding sequence ATGAGATTGATTTTTACATGTTTGTTGTTTTTTTTATGTATTCCTAATGTTTTTTCTCAGGAGCTTAAGTTAATTCTTGATGCGAAAGATCGATTTAAGTTTATTCAGGAAGCTCATAATATTAGTTTTGCAAAAGATAGTAGGGGTATTCTTGGGATTTACTTGGATAGACACAAAGGTACGTTAGATTTTGATAATGTTGATTTGAGGTTAGAAATAGATGAGAATAGTGATCTGCAAGATTCCTCTTTAAACTATTTTGTTGACTCAAGTAATGCAAAAATTTCAAACTCCTTTCATAATATTTCAGGTAATTCTTTAATTTTTTATTCAAGTCGAAATATTGTTAAGCTTAAGCCATTAACAAAAAAGGCTTTCTTCTATTCAGGTAATGTGATTTCTGATTTTACTATCCAATTTTGGGTGTATCGGACTACTTCTGTGACAGGAGAGATTATTGTAAGTTGGAATGGATATAGAAATATTAAGGGTACTTGGCTAGACCAAGCGATTAGATTGGAGAGTGAAGGCGGAACTTTTGTTTGGAGCTTTAATAATGTATTTTTAAAAGAGAATGGAGAACCTATTAAAATTAAAATGAAAAGTGATGATGATTTTGTTCCAAAAGAGTGGCATTTGCACACTGTACGGTATAGGCAGAAAGATGGGTTGCTTGAATATTTAATAGACTCTAGACCCCAAGCTATAGAGTATGTTACTACTGACCGGAGAGAGGGTGCTGGATATTTATTAAATATTGGCAATTTTATTGATTTTACATTAGGACAGTACTTTACGGGGGCTATTGAAGATTTTGAAATTCATAAAAGTTTTGAGGAAGTAAGTAATGCTTTCTTCTCAAAGGATAAGGGATACATTATTACAGAACCCATCAAGTTGTCTAAGGACTATTCTCAAATTTTATCCCTTGATTTTGATAGTGTGAAGCCAAAAGATACAGAAATTATTTATTATTACAGGTTAGATAATAAGGTGTTTTATGGAACAGACAATAATGGAGAGATAAAGAAGAATTTGACAGGAGATTGGATTCATTATGATCCTAAAGATGGCTTTCCTAAATTTAATGTTTCTAAATATATTCAAATTAAGGTTGAATTTTATCCAAGTGGCAACCCTATAGACAGCCCAGCTCTTTATAACATGATGATTACTTATATCCCTGAGGCTGCACCTTTCCCGCCTGTTATAACAAAAGCCGTTCCAGGATCTGGGGAGATATTTATTGAATGGGTTCCTGTCATTAATAGTAACATTGTAGGTTACTATATTTATGTTGGAGTTAGTCCTGGCAATTATTATGAAAAGTCTGGGGGTGTTTTGACGTCGCCTATTGATGTGGGTGACCAAACTTCTTTTAAAATTACAGGTCTTGAGGATGGAAGACTTTATTATATTAGCATTGCTTCTTATAATTTAGATAAGAGTGTAAATGAAACTTCTTTCTCCAAAGAAATTTCCGTAAGACCTATGGAGATTTTTAAAAAATATGAATAA
- the holA gene encoding DNA polymerase III subunit delta, translating into MQEVYILLGREQGLKEDYLNNILGKLNALHNNVMVRKLFLSELSSIELAEQLLTNSFFSKREVFIIYEAESLKNKKDLELIYSTILRALNKVVIFVSSENSISFDPKASLKLIKKIFYELSDVDKFSFVKKNFLKLGAKITDKAINLMLFMLDSDTKILKFYINSLSLLIKDKTINEHDVNSWLSFVRPENSFSLFESILKRDMESSLVKIKSILEQGEDLISILMSLGWQFKKLLKIKIEYESSGSLSNALKKHKIFFSLERIYKIGLKNYSGVDIKFILKILHKFDLYSRIYGKNMHLNLAYFMIFVLLRQNQTILDNISSKFKYNF; encoded by the coding sequence ATGCAAGAAGTTTATATACTCTTAGGTAGAGAACAGGGATTAAAAGAAGATTATTTAAATAATATTTTGGGTAAGCTAAATGCTTTGCATAACAATGTGATGGTGAGAAAACTTTTCCTCTCAGAGTTATCATCGATAGAACTTGCTGAACAGTTACTAACCAATTCTTTTTTTTCTAAGAGGGAAGTTTTTATTATTTATGAGGCTGAAAGTTTAAAAAACAAAAAGGATTTGGAGTTGATTTATAGCACAATCTTGAGGGCCTTAAATAAGGTTGTTATTTTTGTTTCAAGTGAGAATTCAATCAGTTTTGATCCTAAAGCTTCTCTAAAGCTTATTAAGAAAATTTTTTATGAATTATCCGATGTTGATAAGTTTTCATTCGTAAAGAAAAATTTTCTTAAACTTGGAGCTAAAATTACAGACAAGGCCATTAATTTAATGCTTTTCATGTTGGATTCAGATACTAAGATTTTAAAATTTTATATAAATTCCTTATCTCTTCTTATTAAAGATAAAACTATTAATGAACATGATGTAAATTCTTGGCTTAGCTTTGTGCGCCCTGAGAATTCTTTTTCCCTGTTTGAGTCAATCTTGAAAAGAGATATGGAAAGTTCTTTAGTAAAGATTAAATCTATTTTAGAGCAAGGAGAAGATTTGATTAGTATTTTAATGAGCCTTGGTTGGCAATTTAAAAAACTGTTAAAGATAAAAATAGAGTATGAAAGTTCTGGCAGTCTTTCAAATGCGCTTAAGAAGCATAAAATATTTTTCTCACTAGAGAGAATTTATAAAATAGGGCTTAAAAATTACTCAGGTGTTGATATTAAATTTATTTTAAAAATATTGCATAAGTTTGATCTGTATTCAAGAATTTATGGTAAAAATATGCATTTGAATTTAGCATATTTTATGATATTTGTTCTATTAAGGCAGAATCAAACCATTCTTGATAATATTTCCTCTAAATTTAAGTATAATTTTTAA
- the rpoN gene encoding RNA polymerase factor sigma-54 → MIKQTLKLKQKLHMTQINTIKMLSLDKKELINIILDEVENNEYLQVDSNKIFFETLKTHKFRKFFYKEEDKNKTQYEIVLEKASLKPSLKEHLLLQLRIQRLNENELKIGEIIINNLNNKGFHIINPYDFFKKEDWPQVTKMIKLIQKFDPIGICVSNIIESLILQAKYHQLDNNVIKILERVDLLENTPEKLKEELKIRTQDFNQALETIRFKLNPNPTVDFKDIEDTNHYIEPDIIVVNKDNKLKITIKEINIFKKELKKQEVKDLKTYKQARWLIESLRYRDEVLAKIGIAIYTLQKEFLRRGFKSLRPMKLADIAERINLSQSTISRTIKNKYLKFDGGIIPVRKLFNSTGGSKTNEFSKLSIKLVIKGLLDKNEKMPDNQISAILKSKGISIARRTVNKYRNELKLEGEGYGT, encoded by the coding sequence ATGATTAAACAAACTTTAAAACTAAAACAGAAACTACATATGACTCAAATAAATACAATAAAAATGTTGAGTCTGGACAAAAAAGAATTGATAAACATCATATTAGACGAAGTTGAAAATAATGAATATCTTCAAGTAGACTCAAATAAAATATTTTTTGAAACACTAAAAACTCATAAATTTAGAAAATTCTTTTATAAAGAAGAAGATAAAAACAAAACTCAATACGAGATTGTACTAGAGAAAGCATCTCTTAAACCTTCTCTTAAAGAGCATCTTTTATTGCAACTAAGAATCCAAAGATTGAATGAAAATGAGCTTAAAATAGGTGAAATCATAATAAACAATCTAAACAATAAAGGATTTCATATAATCAATCCTTATGATTTTTTCAAAAAAGAAGATTGGCCTCAAGTAACTAAAATGATTAAACTAATTCAAAAATTTGATCCAATAGGAATTTGCGTATCCAATATAATAGAATCATTAATTCTGCAAGCAAAATATCATCAATTAGACAACAATGTAATTAAAATTCTTGAAAGAGTAGACCTACTTGAAAATACTCCAGAAAAGCTAAAAGAAGAACTTAAAATCAGAACTCAAGACTTCAATCAAGCTCTTGAAACCATTAGGTTTAAGCTTAATCCCAATCCCACAGTTGATTTTAAAGACATAGAAGATACAAATCACTATATCGAACCGGACATCATTGTCGTAAATAAAGACAATAAATTGAAGATAACAATTAAAGAAATAAATATTTTTAAAAAAGAATTAAAAAAACAAGAAGTCAAAGATTTGAAAACATATAAACAAGCAAGATGGTTAATTGAATCTTTAAGATACAGAGACGAGGTACTAGCTAAAATAGGAATAGCCATATATACATTGCAAAAGGAATTCTTACGAAGAGGCTTTAAAAGTTTAAGACCAATGAAATTGGCTGATATAGCTGAAAGAATCAACCTATCCCAATCAACAATATCAAGAACAATCAAAAATAAGTACTTAAAATTCGATGGAGGCATAATCCCAGTTAGAAAACTATTTAATTCAACTGGCGGTTCAAAAACAAATGAATTTTCAAAATTAAGTATTAAATTAGTAATAAAAGGATTATTAGACAAAAATGAAAAGATGCCGGATAATCAAATTTCTGCTATACTGAAATCTAAGGGAATCTCTATCGCAAGAAGAACTGTAAACAAATATAGAAATGAATTAAAACTTGAGGGGGAAGGTTATGGTACCTAA
- a CDS encoding mechanosensitive ion channel family protein — MSEKPSTSNVFKEISVFQNYFNKILETTISYGLKILIALAIWYILRFFIKKLSKITLEKSKLETKLDSTIFNFFKSLFRVMADMILILMILPYLGVPITSIVAVFGSLGLAIGLAAQGILSNFVSGFIVLNSNFFKSGDYIKCDDIEGQVEDVQIFFTTLKTVDGKLVKVPNGKLTSTAVTNFSASSKRRISFNFQVPYDTDINLLKIRLENLVFSVNKEYGVDNPSIVVEAYTPYYIIMQVRCFVNTEFFWDFRYYIAENIKVVLVDMGIKFPIHIVDFNKLC; from the coding sequence ATGAGTGAAAAACCAAGTACATCAAATGTATTTAAAGAGATATCTGTATTTCAGAATTATTTTAATAAAATCCTTGAAACGACAATAAGTTATGGGTTAAAAATTCTTATTGCGTTGGCAATATGGTATATTTTAAGGTTTTTCATTAAGAAGTTAAGTAAGATCACTTTGGAAAAATCAAAGTTGGAGACAAAATTAGATTCTACTATTTTTAATTTTTTTAAGTCATTATTTCGAGTGATGGCAGATATGATTTTAATTTTAATGATTTTACCTTATCTTGGTGTTCCTATAACGTCTATTGTTGCTGTATTTGGATCTTTAGGTCTTGCAATTGGACTAGCTGCGCAAGGGATTTTATCTAATTTTGTTAGTGGATTTATTGTGCTAAACTCTAATTTTTTTAAAAGCGGCGATTACATTAAATGTGATGATATTGAGGGTCAAGTAGAGGATGTTCAGATATTTTTTACTACACTTAAGACTGTAGATGGTAAGCTTGTTAAGGTTCCAAATGGTAAGTTGACAAGCACTGCAGTTACTAATTTTTCTGCAAGTTCTAAGAGAAGAATCTCCTTTAACTTTCAAGTACCTTATGATACAGACATTAATTTGCTTAAAATCAGGTTAGAAAACTTGGTATTCTCCGTTAATAAGGAATACGGTGTTGATAATCCTAGTATTGTTGTCGAAGCATATACTCCTTATTATATAATCATGCAAGTAAGGTGTTTTGTAAATACTGAGTTTTTTTGGGATTTCCGGTATTACATAGCAGAAAATATTAAAGTTGTTTTAGTTGATATGGGGATAAAATTCCCTATTCATATTGTGGATTTTAACAAATTGTGTTAA
- a CDS encoding chromate transporter translates to MNKTKEEPYELLKLFLLVLKITTFTIGGGLLIISELKKIIVTQRKLISEANFNEILATSNVIPGVTAINFAFLIGKKLKGFKGAILLTIAGILPSLIVITIIALYINLDSRNIYFKKFLEGAKISSTMMLSMIVLEFSKKMLKNSIANWLICLSVTYVLYKFHTDLAYILLIFLLVYFTKYTVKTKFFKKKVQI, encoded by the coding sequence ATGAATAAAACAAAAGAAGAACCATATGAACTATTAAAATTATTCTTACTTGTATTAAAAATAACAACATTCACAATTGGTGGAGGATTATTAATAATATCTGAACTTAAAAAAATAATCGTCACTCAAAGAAAGTTAATATCTGAAGCAAACTTCAATGAAATACTTGCTACATCAAATGTAATTCCTGGTGTAACGGCAATCAACTTTGCATTCTTAATTGGCAAAAAACTTAAAGGATTTAAAGGTGCAATTCTATTAACTATTGCTGGAATTCTACCCTCCCTAATTGTAATCACAATAATAGCACTCTACATAAACTTAGACTCAAGAAATATTTACTTTAAAAAATTCTTAGAAGGTGCAAAAATATCATCAACGATGATGTTATCAATGATTGTACTTGAATTTTCAAAAAAAATGCTCAAAAATTCAATAGCAAACTGGCTAATATGTTTATCAGTGACATATGTACTATATAAGTTCCATACCGATTTAGCGTATATCCTGTTAATATTTTTACTAGTATATTTTACAAAATATACAGTAAAAACAAAATTTTTTAAAAAAAAGGTACAAATTTGA
- the uvrC gene encoding excinuclease ABC subunit UvrC has protein sequence MREYLASLYRRVLEFPTTSGCYKMYSESNKILYIGKAKNLRARVKSYFLERVGHRTKILMKNVANIEVIATNSEYEALLLECNLIKEHKPDYNIKLKDDKGYPMIRITREKYPRIFKTRKIINDRSEYFGPYVNAKNLDLVLDLINKTFKTRKCKTRSHSPCLYFHMGQCLGVCYRDDLEEEYKIEVVDKIRHILNGNISELLDGIETKMQDAIKTEDFEAAIKLKESKKSLIEISQAQIITKTNKLSTDYVYIYKTDSLNVIVIFKYRDGKLVEKDINFDESLYEENGLTAEFLTLYYTSVNMIVPDTIHIFQNIETANITKLINELKGTKTTIVYEETKSNTKIMEMAISNAEISLRDYNNEKNKALESLRIILEMPKLPKAIEGFDIAHLNGYKTVASLVTFKMGKPFKDGYRVYKINSLGNGEIDDFKAIREVTSRRYSKLINEKLELPDLILIDGGKGQLSSAYSILKGLEIENKVTICALSKREETIFLPNKMQGIILTKGHPALRILQNVRDEAHRRANRFNSNLQRKIKLNYNKIEGIGEQKAKNILKTLGTYEDILLLNENEIAKKMNININMAKKIKEFAENKNLENIDSIE, from the coding sequence ATGAGAGAATACTTAGCAAGCCTATATAGAAGAGTACTAGAATTTCCAACCACAAGTGGTTGTTACAAGATGTACTCTGAAAGCAACAAAATATTATACATTGGAAAAGCAAAAAACTTAAGAGCAAGAGTAAAAAGCTATTTTTTAGAAAGAGTTGGTCACAGAACAAAAATACTCATGAAAAATGTAGCAAACATAGAAGTAATTGCCACAAATAGCGAATATGAAGCTTTGCTCCTAGAGTGCAACTTAATAAAAGAACATAAACCAGATTATAATATCAAACTAAAAGATGATAAAGGATACCCTATGATAAGAATAACTCGCGAAAAGTATCCAAGAATTTTTAAAACTAGAAAGATAATAAACGATAGAAGTGAATACTTTGGACCATATGTTAATGCAAAAAATCTAGATTTAGTCTTAGATCTTATTAACAAAACATTTAAAACTAGAAAATGCAAAACAAGATCCCACTCTCCCTGTCTTTATTTTCACATGGGACAATGTCTTGGCGTATGTTACAGAGACGATCTTGAAGAAGAATATAAAATAGAAGTAGTAGACAAAATAAGGCACATATTAAATGGGAACATATCTGAGCTTTTAGATGGAATTGAAACAAAAATGCAAGATGCAATTAAAACAGAAGATTTTGAAGCAGCAATAAAGTTAAAAGAAAGTAAAAAATCATTAATAGAAATAAGTCAGGCTCAAATAATTACAAAAACTAATAAACTTAGCACAGATTATGTTTACATCTACAAAACAGACAGCTTAAATGTAATAGTAATATTTAAATACAGAGACGGCAAATTAGTAGAAAAAGACATAAATTTTGACGAAAGCTTATATGAAGAGAATGGGCTAACCGCAGAGTTTTTAACCCTGTACTACACATCTGTAAACATGATAGTACCTGACACAATACATATTTTTCAAAATATTGAAACCGCAAATATTACAAAATTAATAAATGAACTTAAAGGCACAAAAACTACAATCGTTTATGAGGAAACTAAAAGCAATACAAAGATAATGGAAATGGCAATTTCTAATGCAGAAATCTCCTTAAGAGATTATAATAATGAAAAAAATAAAGCACTGGAAAGTTTAAGAATCATTCTTGAAATGCCAAAACTGCCAAAAGCCATTGAAGGATTTGACATTGCCCATCTTAATGGCTATAAAACAGTAGCTTCTTTGGTTACCTTTAAGATGGGAAAACCATTCAAAGATGGCTATAGGGTTTATAAAATAAACTCATTAGGCAATGGCGAGATTGATGATTTTAAGGCAATAAGAGAAGTTACATCAAGGCGATACTCAAAGTTAATTAATGAAAAGTTAGAACTTCCTGACCTAATTTTAATCGACGGAGGAAAAGGCCAGTTAAGTTCTGCTTATTCTATTTTGAAAGGATTAGAAATTGAAAATAAAGTTACTATTTGTGCATTATCAAAAAGGGAAGAAACAATATTTTTACCAAACAAAATGCAAGGTATTATCCTTACAAAAGGACATCCTGCCCTTAGGATATTGCAAAATGTTCGAGATGAAGCTCACAGGCGTGCAAATAGATTTAATAGTAATCTACAAAGAAAGATAAAATTGAATTACAACAAAATAGAAGGAATTGGTGAACAAAAAGCCAAAAATATTTTAAAAACACTTGGAACATACGAAGATATATTGCTTTTAAACGAAAATGAAATAGCTAAAAAGATGAATATTAATATTAATATGGCAAAAAAAATAAAAGAATTTGCAGAAAACAAAAATTTGGAGAATATAGACTCTATAGAGTAA